The Bacteroidota bacterium nucleotide sequence AAAAAACCACCTTTAAAGATAAATCAGAAGAAGTTTTAAAAAAACCACCGAAAATTAAAATGATAACAGTCTTGTATGATAATGGGACTTATGAGAGTATGAGTGGGGAATAGTCCTTAGTGAGCAAGATACAGGATACAGGATACAGGATGCAGGATGCAAGATGCAAGATACAGGATGCAGGATGCAGGATGCAAGATACAGGATGCAAGATACAGGATGCAAGATACAGGATGTGCTTGCCTGAATAGGGTTGACTCACCTCTCACTTCTCACCTCTCACTTCTCACTTCTCACTTCTCACTTCTCACCTCTCACCTCTCATCTCTCACCTCTCAATTCTCAACTCTCAATCCCTCTTCCCTTACTTGCTTCATAAAAGAAAATACCTGCCGCAACAGAAACGTTTAAGGAATCTAAGCTACCTTTTTTAGGAATTAGTGTTGTTTTGTCGGAAATATTTAAAAGTCCTGATGAAATGCCTGTATCTTCTGCTCCTAAAATAATGGCAGTTGGTAATAAAAAATCAATTTCAGATAAACTGATATTTGCTTTTTCTGATGCAGAAACTATTTGTAATCCGCTTTCTTTTAAGAATTTACAGCTTTCAACAAGATTTTTTTCCATGCAAACATTCATCTTTAATAATGCTCCTGAGGATGTTTTAATAGCAATATCGTTAATTTCAGCCGAGCCTTTTTCAGGAATTAGAATTCCATTAATACCGAGAAATTTAGCACTACGGACAATTGCACCAAAATTTCTAACATCAGAAATCCTGTCTAAAATAGCAATTAAAGGTGTTTCTCCCTGTTCATATAAAAATGGTATGAGTTCTTTTAAATCAATAAATTCAATAGGAGAGCTAAGTGCTATAATTCCCTGATTGTTACCACTTAATTTGTTTAACTTTTCTTTAGGAACATATTGAATATTGATCGACAGCCGTTTAAATTCTATTATTAATTTCGCAAGAGTTTCACTCTTTAATCCTCGTTGAATTAATACTTTTTTTAATTGATGTCCTGAATCTAATGCTTCTTCAATTGCGTGAAAACCTTTTATGATGTCTTTTCGTTTTGCCATTTATTATTTTTAAAGAATATACTAACTCATTATAAAAATTTATTCAAATTTGAGGAAAATTTATTGAACCTTTATGATTAATTATCAATCTTTTTATGAAAATTGGAATTATTAGCGATACACACAATTATCTTTGTGAGATTACAAAAAAACATTTGAAAGAATGTGATGAAATATGGCATGCTGGAGATATTGGAAGCATTGAACTATTTGATGAACTGGAAAAAATAACTAAAGTAAGAGCTGTGTATGGAAATATTGATTCTAATGAATTGAGAATAACAATCCCTGAACATCAACGCTTTACTATTGAAGGCTTTTCTGTTTGGATGACCCATATAGGTGGTTATCCGGGGAAATACGATAGAAGAATTATAAATGAAATTAAAATTAACCCTCCTGATATTTTTATTTCAGGACATTCTCATATTTTAAAAATAATACCTGACAACAAACTTAATTTATTGCACATAAATCCCGGAGCAGTAGGGAGAAGTGGTTTGCACAAGGTCAGAACAATAGTAATTATGGAACTAAAAAATAAAAAAATTAATGATATGAAAGTTGTTGAATTAAGTAGGAGATAAGGTTAAGGGTACTATAATATATGAGTAGTTTTGCCAATCACTAATGCTTACTGATTTATTCCAAAAAAGATTATATTTGTAAAGAAATAAAATTGCAAAATTATGAAGAAATTTAAAAGTATTGCATCAATATTAGTTTTGATGATTGTTTTTACTACAACTTTATTTGCTCAGCAAAATAAAGATATTGTTGGCATTTGGCAAGGAAAATTAAACATTAACGGTGTTGAATTACGATTGATTTTTCACATTTCTGAAAGTGAGAGTGGTGAGTTAAGTGCAACATTGGATAGCCCTGATCAGGGAGCAAAGGATATTCCTCTTGATAAGGTTGTTTATGAAAACAAAAAGATAAAAATTACATCAGCAGCAATGTTGGCTACTTACACAGGAACAGTGGATACCGATAGTTTAAAAATTACAGGAACATGGGAGCAAAGCACTATGGAGCTACCTTTGAATCTTGAAAAGATAGATGAAATACCTAAACTTAATCGTCCTCAAGAGCCAAAACCTCCTTATCAGTATTTTGAAGAAGAAGTTAAATTTATTAATGAAAAAGATAATATTACACTTGCCGGAACATTAACTTATCCTAAAGAAGGAAATAATTTTATAGCGGTAGTACTTATTTCAGGCTCTGGAGCACAAAATAGGGATGAAGAACTATTTGAGCATAAACCATTTAAAGTAATTGCTGATTATTTAACACTTAAGGGAATTGCTGTTTTACGCTTTGATGATAGAGGTGCAGGAAAATCAGGAGGTAGTTTTTCAGGTTCCACAACTGAAGATTTTGCAAATGATGTAGAAGCGGCTGTTGATTACTTAAATACTATGGATTTTATTGATAAAAATAAAATAGGATTGATAGGGCATAGCGAAGGTGGAGTTATAGCTCCTTTGCTTGCATCACGTTCCGATAAAATTGATTTTATTGTAATGATGGCAGGTTTGGGTACAAAAGGAAATACACTTTTAATCGACCAAACAAAATTGATATTGGAAAAATCAGGAATGGAAGAAAAATTTGTAAATGATATTGTTGAGATAAACAGTGGACTTTATGAAATTGTTTTACAAGGCTATGATAATGAGAAAGCTGAAAAGGAAATAAGAGAATTTTATAAAACAATATCAAAGAAATATTCATCTGATGAAAAGACGAACAGAGGTTTAAATGAACAAAATATTGATGCTACTATAAAACAACTGCTAAGTCCGTGGTTTAAGTATTTTCTAGCTTATAATCCCGAAACTGTTTTATCAAAAGTAAAATGTCCGATTTTAGCAATCAACGGGACTAATGATCTTCAAGTTCCTGCGGATAAAAATCTTGAAGGAATAAAAAGTGCTGTTGAAAAGGGCGGTAATAAAAATTTGACAATAAAGAAATTTGAAGGATTAAATCATTTGTTTCAAACATCCGAAAGTGGTTTGCCAAGTGAATATGGAAAAATTGAAGAAACTATTTCTGTTGGGGTTTTGGAGTATTTGGGGGAATGGATTGGGGAATTGTAGAGATAAGTTCTCAGTCTCCAGTAAGCAGTCTCCAGTAAGCAGTCTCCAGTCCGCAGTTCCTCAATCGCGATGCGATATAACCAATTATCTAACTGGATAGATCTTCACGACAAACAGAAGGCGTGTAGTCAAAAACAGTCCTCAATCTTCAGTAGGTAGCCAAATTACCAATCCTGAAATTTCCAATATAATAATTTGAGTTTTTACCTTATAATTTCTCCTCAAGGAGAAAAAACAAAAGAGGTAAAAAAGAAGAAAAAACTCAAATTATGGATT carries:
- the rlmB gene encoding 23S rRNA (guanosine(2251)-2'-O)-methyltransferase RlmB; its protein translation is MAKRKDIIKGFHAIEEALDSGHQLKKVLIQRGLKSETLAKLIIEFKRLSINIQYVPKEKLNKLSGNNQGIIALSSPIEFIDLKELIPFLYEQGETPLIAILDRISDVRNFGAIVRSAKFLGINGILIPEKGSAEINDIAIKTSSGALLKMNVCMEKNLVESCKFLKESGLQIVSASEKANISLSEIDFLLPTAIILGAEDTGISSGLLNISDKTTLIPKKGSLDSLNVSVAAGIFFYEASKGRGIES
- a CDS encoding alpha/beta fold hydrolase, which gives rise to MKKFKSIASILVLMIVFTTTLFAQQNKDIVGIWQGKLNINGVELRLIFHISESESGELSATLDSPDQGAKDIPLDKVVYENKKIKITSAAMLATYTGTVDTDSLKITGTWEQSTMELPLNLEKIDEIPKLNRPQEPKPPYQYFEEEVKFINEKDNITLAGTLTYPKEGNNFIAVVLISGSGAQNRDEELFEHKPFKVIADYLTLKGIAVLRFDDRGAGKSGGSFSGSTTEDFANDVEAAVDYLNTMDFIDKNKIGLIGHSEGGVIAPLLASRSDKIDFIVMMAGLGTKGNTLLIDQTKLILEKSGMEEKFVNDIVEINSGLYEIVLQGYDNEKAEKEIREFYKTISKKYSSDEKTNRGLNEQNIDATIKQLLSPWFKYFLAYNPETVLSKVKCPILAINGTNDLQVPADKNLEGIKSAVEKGGNKNLTIKKFEGLNHLFQTSESGLPSEYGKIEETISVGVLEYLGEWIGEL
- a CDS encoding metallophosphoesterase family protein yields the protein MKIGIISDTHNYLCEITKKHLKECDEIWHAGDIGSIELFDELEKITKVRAVYGNIDSNELRITIPEHQRFTIEGFSVWMTHIGGYPGKYDRRIINEIKINPPDIFISGHSHILKIIPDNKLNLLHINPGAVGRSGLHKVRTIVIMELKNKKINDMKVVELSRR